The Nitrospira tepida genome includes a window with the following:
- a CDS encoding methyltransferase domain-containing protein — MATESYTPGYTVHASDFMARRTLQSHGMFFHAHLKPGSTVLDCGCGPGSITIGIAEAVFPGRVTGVDYARSQIELARQRAVEHGTANLDYLTATCYALPFDDASFDCIFSHALLEHLAEPSRALAEFYRILKPGGSIGICSPDWGGFIVSPPSPALSDAMQAYMALQTKNGGDVLIGRKFGTYLHEAGFHTMSMQARYECYPSLNLIGEYLARQLARDGQQEHASTWLAWSRSPSGLFAQTWVSAIGRK, encoded by the coding sequence ATGGCGACCGAATCATACACCCCCGGATACACGGTGCACGCGAGCGATTTCATGGCGCGACGCACTCTCCAATCTCACGGCATGTTTTTTCATGCGCATCTCAAGCCTGGATCAACCGTTCTCGATTGCGGCTGTGGTCCTGGCTCGATCACGATAGGAATTGCCGAAGCAGTCTTCCCCGGCAGGGTGACCGGAGTGGATTACGCCCGCTCGCAAATTGAATTGGCCCGACAACGGGCTGTCGAGCATGGCACCGCGAACCTCGATTATCTGACCGCCACCTGTTATGCCCTGCCTTTTGACGATGCCTCATTCGACTGCATATTCAGTCATGCGCTGCTTGAGCACTTGGCGGAACCATCGAGGGCCTTGGCAGAGTTCTACCGAATCCTTAAGCCCGGTGGCAGTATCGGCATCTGCTCTCCGGATTGGGGCGGGTTTATCGTCTCTCCGCCCTCGCCGGCATTGTCCGACGCGATGCAGGCCTATATGGCACTTCAGACCAAGAACGGAGGAGACGTGTTGATAGGCCGTAAATTTGGAACCTATTTGCACGAGGCCGGGTTTCATACCATGAGCATGCAGGCTCGCTATGAGTGTTACCCTTCTTTGAACCTGATCGGCGAGTATCTTGCTCGCCAGTTGGCTCGGGACGGACAGCAGGAGCACGCTTCGACCTGGCTCGCGTGGAGTCGCAGTCCAAGTGGACTGTTTGCCCAAACGTGGGTGTCGGCCATCGGAAGGAAATGA
- a CDS encoding META domain-containing protein, with protein sequence MIAITVMLISCASAPSSEDRRRLAEGTRWELVRWGDRTVPHGDNGEPVILEFKDGRASGHTGCNRYHTRVTFGPGERQVTVSPGMTTRLACEPRRMEFEASFIRPFEASTGYRVEGERLLFESGGAPPLEFYRRPLERYRER encoded by the coding sequence ATGATCGCAATCACAGTGATGCTGATATCCTGCGCTTCCGCTCCCTCGTCGGAAGACAGGCGCCGGCTGGCCGAGGGCACTCGGTGGGAGTTGGTCCGCTGGGGCGATCGCACGGTCCCGCATGGCGATAACGGCGAGCCCGTCATCCTCGAATTCAAAGACGGCAGGGCCTCGGGCCACACAGGCTGCAATCGGTACCACACTCGCGTCACGTTCGGGCCGGGTGAGAGACAGGTAACCGTGTCGCCCGGCATGACCACGCGCTTGGCCTGCGAGCCGCGACGCATGGAGTTCGAAGCTTCGTTCATCCGGCCATTTGAAGCCTCGACAGGGTATCGCGTCGAGGGTGAGCGTCTCTTGTTCGAGAGCGGAGGGGCCCCGCCGCTTGAGTTTTATCGTCGCCCATTGGAGCGGTATCGGGAGCGGTAA
- a CDS encoding DEAD/DEAH box helicase, with protein sequence MNLSAWNAKLRDWQSRAVAAVLTHHSPDFLATATPAAGKTRFALRIAHQFLADRAAGRVLVVCPTNHLRGQWAAAAGQVGIQLDPALTNDQACEARDYHGAVVTYQQVCLAPALFQRACRSRRTLLIFDELHHAGDGKDWGRALREAFSEAAFRLALSGTPFRSDNNPIPFVRYEQGESQADFAYGYAEAIREGVCRPILFPSYEGELTWLSDGREHRATFEDGLTAERRRERLKTALLQETWLGPVIADAHAELTRLRKHEQPDAGGLIIAMNQDHARQVAELVGRVTGSRALVAVSDDPAASRTIETFAQHPKQQWLVAVNMVSEGVDIPRLRVGLYATNVLTEMYFRQVVGRFVRMQEGIPRPQRAWLYLPKDETLVHYAKRIKAERDHVLEEVMPSVQRTLFGTVATSLKEYVPLNAVARLDALIGEDEAEPEKSTGTTETDVSLYDRKIHLRDLHRDLVGTVARKTGIDHRRLNAELIKRTGGRVDQATVRQLERRIALLERWRDSGFDGALRS encoded by the coding sequence GTGAATCTGTCCGCTTGGAACGCCAAGCTGCGCGATTGGCAGAGCCGCGCGGTGGCGGCGGTCTTGACCCATCACAGCCCGGACTTTCTCGCGACCGCGACGCCCGCGGCGGGAAAAACGCGGTTCGCCCTGCGGATCGCCCATCAATTTCTGGCAGACCGGGCGGCCGGCCGCGTGCTCGTCGTCTGTCCGACGAATCACCTGCGCGGGCAATGGGCGGCCGCAGCCGGCCAGGTGGGAATTCAACTGGACCCGGCGCTCACGAACGACCAGGCCTGCGAGGCGCGCGACTACCATGGCGCGGTCGTGACCTATCAGCAGGTCTGTCTCGCGCCGGCCTTGTTCCAACGGGCCTGCCGGAGCCGGCGGACGTTGCTGATCTTCGATGAGCTGCACCATGCGGGCGACGGCAAGGATTGGGGCCGGGCCTTGCGGGAGGCGTTCAGCGAGGCGGCGTTTCGCCTCGCGCTCTCCGGCACGCCCTTTCGCTCCGACAACAATCCGATTCCCTTCGTCCGATACGAGCAGGGAGAGAGCCAGGCCGACTTCGCCTACGGCTATGCCGAGGCGATCCGCGAAGGCGTCTGCCGTCCGATTCTGTTTCCGAGCTATGAGGGCGAACTGACCTGGCTGTCGGACGGCCGCGAGCACCGGGCCACGTTTGAGGATGGATTGACGGCCGAACGACGGCGAGAGCGGCTCAAGACCGCCCTGTTGCAGGAGACCTGGTTGGGGCCGGTGATCGCCGACGCCCATGCCGAATTGACCAGGCTTAGGAAGCACGAGCAGCCGGACGCGGGCGGCCTGATTATCGCCATGAATCAGGACCATGCCAGGCAGGTGGCGGAATTAGTCGGCCGCGTTACGGGAAGCCGCGCCTTGGTGGCCGTATCCGACGATCCGGCCGCCTCCAGGACGATCGAAACCTTTGCGCAACATCCGAAGCAACAATGGCTCGTTGCCGTGAACATGGTCAGCGAAGGCGTGGACATTCCACGGCTTCGCGTCGGCCTCTACGCCACGAACGTGTTGACGGAGATGTATTTCCGCCAAGTTGTCGGGCGATTTGTCAGGATGCAGGAGGGGATTCCGCGCCCGCAGCGGGCCTGGCTCTACCTGCCGAAGGACGAGACGCTCGTGCACTATGCCAAACGGATCAAGGCCGAGCGGGACCATGTCTTGGAAGAGGTCATGCCGTCCGTGCAACGGACCCTGTTCGGCACCGTCGCCACCTCGCTGAAAGAATATGTGCCGTTGAACGCGGTGGCCCGACTGGATGCCTTGATCGGCGAGGACGAGGCGGAGCCAGAGAAAAGCACGGGAACCACGGAAACGGACGTCTCGCTGTATGACCGGAAGATCCACCTTCGGGATCTCCACCGGGATTTGGTCGGAACGGTCGCGCGCAAGACGGGGATCGATCATCGCCGGCTCAATGCGGAACTCATCAAACGCACCGGCGGGCGGGTTGATCAGGCGACCGTCAGGCAACTGGAGCGGCGGATCGCCCTCTTGGAACGGTGGCGGGATTCCGGCTTTGACGGGGCGTTACGATCCTGA
- a CDS encoding acyl-CoA thioesterase: MTRTHTIDIRIYYEDTDCGGVVYYANYLKYFERARTHYLESRGISVTEQLQQGTQFVVVHAELDCRAPARYGETLTIDTRLAEVTRASLTFAHVVRERTSQRVVVEGAAKLAATDLAGKVKRMDQVLVDRLQDR, translated from the coding sequence GTGACACGCACCCACACGATCGATATTCGCATCTATTATGAGGATACCGATTGCGGCGGGGTGGTGTATTATGCGAACTACCTCAAGTACTTCGAGCGGGCGCGGACACACTATCTCGAATCGAGAGGGATATCCGTCACCGAGCAATTGCAACAGGGCACGCAGTTCGTGGTGGTCCATGCCGAGCTGGATTGCCGGGCGCCGGCCCGGTATGGGGAGACCTTGACGATTGACACGCGCCTGGCCGAAGTGACGAGGGCCTCACTGACCTTTGCCCATGTCGTCCGCGAACGGACGAGCCAGCGGGTCGTGGTCGAAGGAGCAGCCAAGCTCGCGGCGACCGATCTTGCGGGTAAGGTCAAACGGATGGACCAGGTGCTGGTCGACCGACTTCAGGACCGATAG
- a CDS encoding TIGR02710 family CRISPR-associated CARF protein, which yields MRSTTVSLVTSGETVKAQEVFSAGRDHRQHRQGRAVVDRWKGRCYSPPSMAAESPVKALLCGFGSDVEAAAHLINRLKPDVLCFFAPASAKPLVQQQVQPKLAQMPRRWDIIVTPDSQEFLASYHVLVHALPALLQTWEVQRGELVIAWADATPPMVGALVLAGLDKASRIVQLLEPPSSAELPDGSPSGTPEERWKWIQGNPWDEGAAGVRKEASGLFNRGSYEAAAYLFKQLELRVSGGQKPLYRAFADLAEGYGLWHRFQYRQAWDKLKTSHKALEMASVWGGPPGLKELIPAVKANAGFLERLVLDPQEVKEQVALDLLAQARRRADQHGDSEGAVVALVRSLEAFAQRQLFKQHRIKTWDVQPEQLPDALRETCRACYLDDLDGKYKLPPQAQFRVLAGLGDQMGQAFLAQWPKMKPLLDAANQGVLGHGFEPVKPERFHQLYEIVMKLVGVPETSLPKFPVLNV from the coding sequence GTGCGTTCAACAACGGTCAGTCTAGTCACGTCCGGCGAAACGGTCAAGGCGCAGGAAGTTTTCAGCGCCGGCCGCGACCACAGGCAGCACCGGCAGGGCCGGGCAGTCGTTGATCGATGGAAGGGCCGGTGCTATAGTCCGCCCTCCATGGCCGCGGAGTCTCCCGTCAAAGCGCTCCTGTGCGGTTTCGGCAGCGATGTCGAAGCTGCCGCGCATCTGATTAACCGTTTGAAACCTGACGTCCTCTGCTTTTTTGCCCCTGCCTCCGCCAAGCCCCTGGTCCAACAGCAGGTTCAGCCAAAGCTGGCGCAAATGCCCCGCCGCTGGGACATCATCGTGACGCCCGATTCGCAGGAGTTTCTCGCCTCCTATCACGTGCTCGTCCATGCCCTTCCGGCGCTGCTTCAGACCTGGGAGGTCCAGAGAGGGGAATTGGTCATCGCCTGGGCTGATGCCACGCCGCCCATGGTCGGGGCGCTGGTCCTGGCCGGGCTCGATAAAGCGTCGCGCATTGTCCAACTGTTGGAACCACCGTCATCGGCCGAACTTCCCGACGGCTCACCGAGTGGCACACCGGAGGAGCGATGGAAGTGGATACAGGGAAATCCGTGGGACGAGGGAGCGGCTGGGGTCCGCAAGGAGGCGAGTGGGCTGTTCAACCGAGGCTCGTACGAAGCGGCGGCCTATCTGTTCAAGCAACTCGAACTGCGGGTGAGCGGCGGGCAGAAGCCGCTCTATCGCGCGTTCGCCGATTTGGCGGAAGGCTATGGGTTGTGGCATCGGTTTCAGTACCGTCAGGCTTGGGACAAGTTGAAAACCTCGCACAAGGCGCTGGAGATGGCCTCGGTCTGGGGCGGTCCTCCCGGGCTCAAGGAGCTGATTCCGGCCGTCAAAGCCAATGCGGGCTTTCTCGAACGGCTGGTGCTCGATCCGCAAGAGGTGAAGGAGCAGGTCGCCTTGGACCTGCTGGCACAGGCGCGGCGCCGGGCCGATCAGCACGGGGACAGCGAGGGAGCCGTGGTCGCGCTGGTTCGCTCGCTGGAAGCTTTCGCGCAGCGGCAACTGTTCAAGCAGCACAGGATCAAAACCTGGGACGTGCAACCCGAGCAATTGCCGGACGCGCTCCGCGAAACCTGCCGCGCCTGTTATCTCGATGACCTGGACGGCAAGTACAAGCTGCCGCCCCAGGCGCAATTCCGCGTGCTCGCCGGGTTGGGCGATCAGATGGGGCAGGCGTTTCTTGCGCAGTGGCCCAAGATGAAGCCGTTGCTGGATGCGGCGAACCAGGGAGTGCTCGGCCATGGGTTCGAGCCGGTGAAGCCGGAGCGATTCCACCAGCTCTATGAGATCGTCATGAAACTGGTCGGCGTCCCGGAGACCTCGCTGCCGAAATTTCCCGTGCTGAACGTGTGA
- a CDS encoding NfeD family protein, producing the protein MLWWHWMFVGLALLGAELVTPGGFYILFFGLSALVVGSVLGLGLALPDWAQWLLFSVLAVLSLVLFRGRLLGMMKRAAPSSEVDTLIGEQAIALEAIETGGVGKVELRGSAWSAKNGGSMEITKGQRCRVERVDGLTLWVTAG; encoded by the coding sequence ATGTTGTGGTGGCACTGGATGTTCGTGGGACTCGCGCTCCTGGGAGCCGAGCTGGTCACACCGGGCGGGTTCTATATCCTGTTCTTTGGTCTTTCCGCGCTTGTGGTGGGATCGGTGCTCGGTCTGGGGCTGGCTCTCCCCGACTGGGCGCAGTGGCTGCTCTTTTCGGTCCTGGCGGTGCTCTCGCTGGTCCTGTTCCGAGGCCGGCTGCTTGGAATGATGAAACGCGCGGCCCCGTCCAGCGAAGTGGATACCCTCATCGGAGAACAGGCGATCGCTCTGGAAGCGATCGAGACCGGGGGAGTCGGGAAGGTGGAGCTTCGCGGCTCTGCATGGTCCGCGAAAAACGGCGGCTCGATGGAGATCACCAAGGGCCAGCGTTGTCGGGTTGAACGGGTGGACGGCCTGACCCTCTGGGTCACGGCCGGCTGA
- a CDS encoding SPFH domain-containing protein, producing the protein MSGGLFVMFILAILVVVTIAKTARVVPQQSAFVVERLGKYHKTLNAGFHILVPFIDTVRYKHSLKETAIDIPEQVCITRDNVQVGVDGVLYLKVLNAERASYGISDYQFALTQLAQTTLRSEIGKIDLDRTFEERTNINVQVVNELDKASEPWGVKVLRYEIKNITPPKDVLNAMEKQMRAEREKRAVVLTSEGQRDAAINEAEGEKQQVIKASEAKRQQQINEAEGAAQAILAIATATAEGIRKVAESTQVPGGFEALQLRVAEQYIARFGELAKSSNTLVLPATVSDVGSMIALAMNVIAKQPASPAPPTTKP; encoded by the coding sequence ATGTCCGGTGGATTGTTCGTCATGTTCATCCTGGCGATTCTCGTGGTCGTCACTATCGCCAAGACCGCCCGTGTCGTGCCGCAACAGAGCGCGTTCGTGGTCGAGCGATTGGGCAAGTACCATAAGACCCTAAACGCAGGCTTTCACATTCTGGTGCCGTTCATCGACACGGTGCGCTACAAACATTCCCTGAAGGAAACCGCCATCGACATTCCCGAGCAGGTCTGCATCACCCGGGACAACGTGCAGGTCGGCGTCGATGGGGTGTTGTATCTCAAGGTCTTGAACGCTGAACGGGCGTCCTACGGCATTTCCGATTATCAGTTCGCGCTGACGCAGCTCGCGCAAACCACCCTGCGCAGCGAAATCGGGAAAATCGATCTGGACCGCACCTTCGAGGAACGGACCAACATCAACGTGCAGGTGGTGAATGAACTCGACAAGGCTTCCGAGCCCTGGGGCGTGAAGGTGCTGCGGTATGAGATTAAGAACATCACCCCGCCCAAAGATGTCCTCAACGCCATGGAGAAGCAAATGCGGGCCGAGCGGGAAAAGCGGGCCGTGGTCCTCACTTCCGAAGGCCAGCGGGATGCGGCGATCAATGAAGCCGAGGGCGAGAAGCAACAGGTCATCAAGGCCTCCGAGGCGAAGCGGCAACAGCAGATCAACGAGGCGGAGGGCGCGGCCCAGGCGATCTTGGCGATTGCCACGGCGACGGCGGAAGGGATTCGGAAGGTGGCTGAGTCCACCCAGGTCCCCGGCGGATTCGAAGCGCTTCAGCTTCGCGTCGCCGAACAATACATTGCCAGATTCGGCGAATTGGCCAAGTCGAGCAATACATTGGTGCTGCCGGCCACGGTCTCCGATGTCGGTTCCATGATCGCGTTGGCGATGAACGTGATCGCCAAGCAACCCGCATCGCCTGCTCCGCCCACGACGAAGCCTTGA
- a CDS encoding D-sedoheptulose-7-phosphate isomerase: MKTRIIERFDDSAEVKRRFVREHADRIAELAGVMARAFREGNKVLLFGNGGSATDASHLAAEFVGRYHKDRRPLPALALGADMAALTCIANDYTYDDIFARQVRAHGHKGDIAIAISTSGNSPNVLKGAEAARECGLVTVGWTGHQGGKLASLVEYRFVVPSTVTARIQECHITLGHVLCELIEEDLFATTPR, from the coding sequence ATGAAGACTCGCATCATCGAACGGTTCGACGACAGCGCCGAGGTCAAGCGCCGTTTCGTGCGCGAACACGCCGATCGCATCGCGGAACTCGCCGGGGTCATGGCGCGAGCTTTCCGAGAAGGCAATAAAGTCTTGCTCTTCGGCAACGGCGGCAGCGCCACGGACGCCTCGCATCTCGCGGCGGAATTCGTGGGACGGTACCACAAGGATCGCCGCCCGCTGCCCGCGCTCGCCCTGGGAGCGGACATGGCGGCGCTGACCTGTATCGCCAATGACTACACCTACGACGATATATTTGCCCGGCAAGTCCGCGCTCACGGCCACAAGGGCGACATCGCCATCGCCATCAGCACCAGCGGCAACTCCCCGAATGTCCTGAAGGGCGCGGAGGCAGCCCGCGAATGCGGCCTCGTCACCGTCGGCTGGACCGGCCATCAAGGCGGCAAGTTGGCCTCGCTCGTGGAGTACCGCTTCGTCGTGCCTTCCACTGTGACCGCCCGCATCCAGGAGTGCCATATCACGCTCGGGCATGTCCTCTGCGAGTTGATCGAGGAAGACCTCTTTGCCACGACGCCCCGGTAA
- a CDS encoding putative Ig domain-containing protein gives MEQGGRRSGMIHGFLFLAVAGVLAGCSGGGAGGGGGEGKTVVVPPAITTTRLPLADVMLPYDSALEATGSPDITWSLSGGSLPAGVSLSGAGTISGTPTLPGQFPVTITAVGPGGSDVKSFTFTVRSRTSLISVDSAGQQGNAESGAPPAYGGEAELSGDGRFVVFNSSAGNLVSGDINGKRDIFVHDRATGEVSLASSGVAGIPADGDSPLGAISEDGHIIAYHSFATNLVNGDQNGAGDVFVWDRNTKETTRVSVVTLNGGEGMCDVPPAGGLDCTSYDPHLSYDGNLVVFGSTFSNLISGDTNGQADIFVHDRTTKVTERVSVGPAGVESDGFSGNPGISADGRYVVFESKATTLIGSGQDTNGFSDIFVHDRVTGQTTRVSVGAGGVQGNDHSFTPSISRDGRIVAFWSLASNLVANDANGVADVFVVDWQSPSPTVRRVSVDQNGVEGNGESRVPMLSRDGRFVVYESDASNLIGAGQDTNGQTDIFVVDTQPGAVNPVRRVSVDGDGTEAVGGASFFAAISADARFVSYTSRATNLVANDLNGVADVFVTQRP, from the coding sequence ATGGAACAGGGCGGCCGGCGTTCGGGAATGATCCACGGGTTTCTGTTTCTAGCAGTTGCCGGCGTCCTCGCCGGCTGTAGTGGCGGAGGCGCCGGAGGAGGTGGCGGGGAAGGAAAGACGGTTGTGGTTCCGCCGGCCATCACCACGACGAGACTGCCGCTCGCAGATGTCATGTTGCCTTATGATTCGGCCTTAGAGGCGACCGGAAGCCCTGACATTACCTGGTCCCTATCGGGCGGATCGTTACCGGCTGGGGTTTCTCTGTCGGGTGCAGGCACGATCTCCGGGACGCCGACCCTACCGGGACAGTTTCCCGTGACAATTACAGCCGTCGGGCCGGGCGGCAGCGACGTAAAGAGCTTCACCTTCACGGTTCGATCTCGAACAAGTTTGATCTCTGTTGATAGTGCTGGACAACAAGGCAATGCGGAAAGCGGCGCACCTCCGGCCTATGGGGGAGAGGCGGAACTCAGCGGCGACGGGCGGTTTGTCGTGTTCAATTCGTCCGCGGGAAACCTGGTGTCCGGCGATATAAACGGGAAGCGAGACATATTTGTTCATGATCGAGCAACGGGAGAGGTCAGCCTCGCGTCTTCCGGAGTAGCGGGAATTCCAGCGGACGGAGACAGTCCCCTCGGCGCGATCAGCGAAGACGGCCATATCATCGCCTACCATTCCTTTGCGACGAATCTTGTCAACGGCGATCAAAATGGGGCGGGTGATGTGTTCGTGTGGGACCGCAATACCAAGGAGACCACGAGAGTTTCGGTGGTCACGCTCAATGGAGGGGAGGGGATGTGTGACGTTCCACCGGCCGGCGGCTTGGACTGCACGAGCTACGATCCGCATCTAAGCTACGACGGTAATCTTGTGGTGTTCGGCTCAACCTTTTCAAATTTGATCTCGGGGGATACCAACGGCCAAGCAGATATCTTCGTCCACGATCGAACGACCAAAGTGACGGAACGGGTTTCGGTGGGGCCGGCCGGTGTCGAATCCGATGGGTTCAGCGGCAACCCGGGCATCAGCGCGGACGGCCGCTACGTCGTCTTCGAGTCGAAGGCCACCACGCTGATCGGATCTGGACAGGATACCAACGGGTTCTCAGACATTTTCGTGCATGACCGAGTCACCGGACAGACGACGCGCGTGTCAGTCGGAGCGGGCGGGGTACAGGGCAATGATCACAGCTTTACCCCTTCCATCAGCCGCGACGGGCGGATCGTCGCCTTTTGGTCCCTGGCAAGCAATCTCGTGGCCAATGATGCCAATGGCGTTGCGGATGTCTTTGTGGTGGACTGGCAGTCCCCGTCTCCCACGGTACGGCGAGTCTCTGTGGATCAAAATGGTGTCGAAGGCAACGGCGAAAGTCGCGTCCCGATGTTGAGCCGCGATGGAAGATTCGTGGTCTATGAATCCGATGCAAGCAATCTGATCGGCGCCGGACAAGATACCAACGGCCAGACCGATATTTTTGTGGTGGATACCCAACCGGGCGCGGTCAACCCGGTCCGTCGCGTCTCGGTGGATGGAGACGGAACGGAAGCTGTCGGCGGAGCGAGTTTCTTTGCCGCGATCAGCGCCGACGCCCGGTTCGTGTCGTACACCTCACGTGCCACGAACCTCGTCGCGAACGACCTCAACGGCGTCGCCGATGTCTTCGTGACCCAGCGTCCATAG
- a CDS encoding putative Ig domain-containing protein — protein MSSQRTLQRIAHAMVVMSVLGFLTACGGGGDSPLAPPNINSNPLPLADVNQPYSADLTATGSGPFTWTVTGLPQGITVDPATGKLTGPATQPGQFNLAIEVKGPGGTDTENLSMTVLDKTHLASVNSDEVQATGGDSGNGFVAPFQRSLDPGISNTGRFVVFDSAATNLGGTNGRRHVYLRDREIGETQLISKKSDGTQGNNDSHVAVVSDDGRFVAFDSFASNLIDGDSNQARDIFLHDRQTGTTVRISQTPQGTEGGCPLGVGENCNSFDPSMSADGNLIAFGTFATLLPEDLNTSTPDIYVLNKSANTLELATKGVGGMAANGGSGSPQISADGRFVVFSSVANNLVANDPDLTTLIDDVFAYNVASKQITKISVTPDPAVAADGASQNPTISNNGSRIAFSSVATNLGTGDSGIRDVFIVDWNGTSAPTNFRRIGGNAESDSPSLSRDGNFLALHSLATDLPIVPPISTNGQQQIYVLQIGTSIKPASVNSAGQMGNGESRFPAISGDGRFIAYYSAASDLVTPDSNGNAFDAFVSQRP, from the coding sequence ATGAGTAGTCAACGAACCCTGCAACGAATCGCGCACGCGATGGTTGTGATGAGTGTCCTCGGATTCTTGACCGCGTGCGGCGGCGGAGGAGATAGTCCTCTTGCCCCTCCCAACATCAACTCGAATCCGTTGCCGCTCGCAGACGTGAATCAACCGTACAGCGCCGATTTGACCGCGACCGGGTCTGGCCCTTTCACCTGGACGGTTACGGGATTGCCTCAGGGAATTACGGTCGATCCGGCAACGGGTAAGCTAACGGGACCTGCGACCCAGCCAGGGCAGTTCAACCTGGCCATAGAAGTCAAAGGACCTGGCGGAACCGACACCGAAAACTTGTCCATGACGGTACTGGACAAGACCCATCTTGCTTCGGTCAACAGCGATGAGGTGCAAGCAACTGGTGGCGACAGCGGAAACGGTTTCGTGGCTCCTTTTCAAAGGAGTTTGGATCCCGGTATCAGCAATACAGGACGTTTTGTCGTATTTGATTCGGCCGCTACCAACCTCGGTGGGACGAACGGAAGGCGACATGTTTACCTGAGAGACCGCGAAATCGGTGAAACTCAGTTGATCTCGAAGAAATCGGATGGCACGCAAGGGAATAATGACAGCCACGTCGCTGTGGTGAGCGATGACGGTCGTTTCGTGGCCTTTGATTCCTTCGCCAGCAACCTAATCGATGGAGATTCCAATCAAGCCAGGGATATATTTTTGCATGATCGGCAGACCGGGACGACTGTTCGCATTTCCCAGACCCCACAAGGTACTGAGGGAGGATGCCCTTTAGGCGTTGGGGAGAATTGTAATAGCTTTGATCCCTCGATGAGCGCAGATGGCAACCTTATCGCTTTTGGAACCTTTGCGACTCTGTTGCCAGAAGATTTGAACACATCGACACCAGATATCTATGTCCTGAACAAAAGTGCCAACACCCTAGAGTTAGCCACGAAGGGAGTTGGCGGGATGGCGGCGAACGGGGGAAGCGGCAGCCCTCAAATCAGCGCTGACGGCCGGTTTGTCGTGTTTTCCTCAGTCGCCAATAACCTTGTTGCAAACGATCCCGATCTCACCACTCTCATCGATGACGTATTCGCCTATAACGTTGCCTCAAAACAGATTACCAAAATTTCTGTGACCCCCGATCCCGCCGTGGCGGCGGATGGGGCCAGCCAGAATCCCACGATCTCAAACAACGGATCACGGATTGCATTCTCGTCTGTTGCGACGAATCTCGGGACTGGCGATTCGGGAATACGAGACGTGTTTATTGTGGACTGGAACGGGACGTCTGCTCCCACGAACTTCCGTCGTATCGGAGGCAATGCTGAAAGCGATTCCCCATCGCTCAGTCGGGATGGGAATTTCCTAGCTCTTCATTCTCTGGCGACCGATCTTCCAATCGTTCCTCCGATCAGTACGAATGGCCAGCAGCAGATCTATGTGCTTCAGATCGGGACGTCGATAAAACCTGCTTCAGTGAACAGCGCCGGGCAAATGGGAAATGGCGAAAGTCGATTCCCGGCAATCAGTGGAGACGGGCGCTTCATCGCCTACTACTCTGCCGCGTCAGATTTGGTGACGCCTGATAGCAACGGGAACGCGTTTGACGCGTTCGTAAGCCAGCGACCGTAA
- a CDS encoding SprT family zinc-dependent metalloprotease — MSILHHLETPRGLLRSTDVLASWERFNRQYFAGRLPPIPIQWSGRLTSSLGLFMSRVGPRTNVSESPLPNRDRRCIRLSLPLIGQMPADPLIRGQLILNTLAHEMIHQWQYDILKRRPDHGPDFRKKMREINRQGSLSITIYHFLSNEVRALARHAWRCQWCGEVYRRLRRTIRPRLHICAICHGPLKEAPEQLDRHASSAESQTGNHRDLPLQQDPGVGNRESPAGQLWLPFEIPADPTSTPHIASMRDPRSPIHPSGQAATRIPGRLSVRCDP; from the coding sequence ATGTCGATCCTACATCATCTAGAGACGCCACGGGGCCTTCTTAGATCCACTGACGTCCTTGCCTCCTGGGAGCGCTTCAATCGGCAATATTTTGCCGGGCGGCTGCCACCGATCCCCATCCAGTGGAGCGGACGGCTGACTTCCTCCTTAGGGCTCTTCATGAGTCGTGTAGGACCCCGAACCAACGTGTCCGAATCCCCACTGCCCAATAGAGACCGCCGCTGCATCCGATTATCCCTCCCTTTAATCGGACAGATGCCGGCGGATCCCTTGATCCGCGGACAGCTCATCCTAAATACCTTGGCCCACGAGATGATCCATCAATGGCAATACGACATCCTCAAGCGCCGCCCCGACCATGGGCCTGATTTTCGAAAGAAAATGCGGGAGATCAACCGGCAGGGGTCCCTCAGCATCACGATTTACCATTTCCTCTCCAACGAAGTGCGCGCGCTGGCGCGACATGCCTGGCGGTGTCAATGGTGTGGAGAAGTCTATCGTCGCCTGAGACGAACCATTCGCCCCCGCCTCCACATCTGCGCCATCTGTCATGGTCCATTGAAAGAAGCACCGGAACAGCTCGACCGGCATGCAAGCTCGGCCGAGTCCCAGACAGGGAATCATCGCGATCTTCCGCTGCAGCAGGACCCTGGCGTCGGCAATCGAGAGAGCCCTGCTGGCCAACTGTGGCTTCCCTTCGAAATCCCTGCCGACCCCACATCGACTCCCCATATCGCGTCAATGCGGGACCCGAGATCCCCCATCCATCCCTCCGGACAGGCAGCCACTAGGATTCCAGGCCGGCTCTCGGTAAGATGCGATCCATGA